The following nucleotide sequence is from Cucumis melo cultivar AY chromosome 1, USDA_Cmelo_AY_1.0, whole genome shotgun sequence.
ACTGTGTTTGAAACTTTTATGATTTCCTTTCTTTATCTTCTTAGTATGTGTTGGTGCATATTCTAGAAGTTTCCTTCTCAAGACtttattctttctttgtttctttgtttctcttttttttttttgttggaaaaaTGGACATATAACAACATAGTCTGGTTGGTTGTGCAGTCAGAAGTGGGCTTCTTGGGAAGACTTTCTCATCCAAATCTAGTGAAACTGTTGGGTTACTGTTGGGAGGATCACGAGTTACTCCTTACTTATGAGTTCATGCAAAAAGGAAGCTTGGAGAACCATCTATTTGGAAGTAAGAAAACTAATCGATGAACCATCTATGATGTTTCTTTCAAATAATTGCAGTGTTATTAGCTTTGTTCTCATTAACAGAGAGATCAATCTTTGTTTACTGAAGTGCGTAAACATCCTTTCTGTGAAATTCAGGAGGATCGGCAGTTACGCCACTCGGATGGGACACTCGGCTTAAGATCGCCATAGGTGCTGCTCGAGGGCTGGCGTTCTTGCACACATCAGACAAGCAAGTAATTTATAGAGATTTCAAGGCTTCTAATATTCTACTTGATGGGGTAAAGTTCTATTTATTATGAACCTGTACGTAAATATACACATTATGAAAGAGTTTTTTTACTAATGTCAATCTTTCATTGACAACCTTTCTTATGATcatccttttttcctttttatatcTTCTCTCCTTGTATTTATCGTAACCCTTCCTTTACCTGCAGTCATATACAGCAAAGTTATCGGACTTTGGCTTGGCGAAATTGGGTCCTTCAGAAAGCAAATCTCATCTGACGACTCGAGTTATGGGCACACATGGTTATGCTGCTCCAGAATATGTTACCACAGGTAGAATAAAAAGATAGAAACTTTTCAAAATTGACTGTCTTTGTTGAAGAAGTCAATTTTAATTCCAAAACTGGAGCTTATATCTCCAAGCAATTTTCGAGTTGAAATTAATGATGATATTTATGACACAGGACATCTATATGTCAAGAGTGATGTGTATGGTTTTGGAGTCGTATTGATTGAGATGTTGACTGGTTTACGTGCTCTCGACGAAAATCGTCCAACTGGGCAAGAAAACCTCATGGATTGGATAAAACCATTCTTGTCAGAGAGAAGGAAGCTGAAAAACGTGATGGACTTCCGGTTGGAAGGAAAATATCCATCCAGATCTGCATTCCAAGTGGCTCAGCTAGCTCTACAATGTATTGAGCAAGAGCAGAAAAACCGACCATCAATGAAAGAGGTCGTCGAGACATTGGAACAAATCGAAACTGTGAATGAGAAACTGATCGAGACTGGCCGAAACCGTGCTTCCCGTCTGGCATCAAATCGCAATGCTCATCAGCCGCTTCACCATAATTCTCCACTTCACATGAAGCAATATGGAGGCCATGCTAATCAAACACCACCAAGGTGCCGATAGATTCTCTTATCCCACTCTCATTTCTTCATTCATATGTTTCTTATAGATGTTAGTTTGAAACTTCATTTTCTCAGTCGTAAGATTGTAATTAAGTACTTAGGTTGTGGATGTTGGGAATTAGGACAGTTATTGCATTACACTGGATTCTCAAGTTTGTTTGATATTTGAAGTCCAGCTTtacttattttcttttgttagtaaaacttaaatttttatCTGTAAAAGAAACTAAGTGGCAAAACTGATGAAGCCATATTATCTTTTGTAATTAGAGAGAGAGAGCGAGAGAGAAAAGTGATAACctaataattattttgattccaTACATAATTTACGAATCTGTTTTTAAAAGGCTCCATTTGGCTTCGTTTGAGAGATCAAGATTCAAATCTCCACTTTTATTTGGTCtaaaagtttaaataaatatgcttACATTTGAGAAGATGTGACATACTAACTCCATTTTATTTATCATTTAATACTACCATGCATATGTATTTTGGTCTATAATGTCTCTTTTTTCTATAATGGAGTAATTAGTTCGGGTTCATTAGGCCTAATTTCTCTTGGTTAGTTGTTGCGTTTAACAAAGAAAATCTTCCAATGGGATTTTGTTCTGTTGGATTAATTTAACTATATGATTCTTCGACGAATAGATAGTGTAACATGAATGTCATATAGCATCACTTTTGACTTTTAGTATCCACACATTTTATTACGGTAGTATGTAAAAAATTTCAActacattttcaaatatagcaaaacgaaccaaaacatttataaaatatagcaaaattttagactCATCACTCTTATATATGAAGTTTtgtgaaattttaaaaatatttttaaccattttaccATTTATAGTAATTTTCCAAATTTctatcttttaatttattattttacttattGATTTGTATTATACTACTCTAATTGATatgattaaatatatttgtgCAATGTCTTTCCTACTATCaataatgatggaaaaaaattacTTCTATCTAAATGAGAGCAATGATTCACCTCTTGGCTGGTATCATTTATTTAGGACAATTACAATTAGTAACACATTTATAGATATTAATTAAGTccataataataatttaattagtaATCGACAATGTGGCCGATAGTCTTATTAGTGATATTGTTGGAATGTCTTGATTTTGTTATATAGCGCTACGAACAAAAGTATGGCCGGGTTCAAcatatgtatttatttatacttATTTACGATTTTGATCCTGGAGTTTAGAGCAGTACAATATATAAACTATCTACTCTAGTGATGCTATTTGTATTTCGAAAaacattctctctaataatattattattctctCTCAGCCCTGTGACGTAGCTAATACATTATTACTGAACCACACATACATATTTGTGTGCCGATCTCTATATgttttttgtattatttaattgttaattTCATAACAGATAttatctatcactaatagactccAAAATTTAGATCTCAATTTTGATATCTTTTGGATGTACTAATGGACTCCGGGAACAAAATCTAATTTTTGATAAACACAAAGTAGCACAACTTAAAGATATTTGTGAGTTCTCTCAACCAATAATATCAACAAGAATTAATCTAACCAAATTCTTCTCACCCAACGTGATGTGGATTCATGAAAGGTATTGTTTTTGATTGCCGACATGGATGATGATGAAAGCATGTggatttcattttcaaaatctcCCTTCCACAACTTGGGGATGCAATAACTATCCTCAACCATTTATTTTCCCCTTCTCAAAGGGTTAGGCTAGTGGTTGGAGCATAAGATATTTGTCTCTCTATTCATGCAAAgctattttgaatttttatgttCCTATCTTTTAATTAGTCTTTTGGAACTATCAATTTTTCATTTCATGTTGGTATAAAGTACccaaatctttaaatttttatctaCAAAATTATTTGGTCAAAATGTCATAGAGtttgtttatttttagttcatatgtttttatgtattaaatcttgaaaagttaaattttgtttgaatttgGTAAAACAAGaacaataatttataatataCGAATACATTCTTGAAGTCTggacaaatatttttattactACATGTGCAATCATcctataatataaaatttaactGAACTCTTTACATTCAAATTTTATGCctaaatgtaatttaaatttcaatcgtgagtttaaattttgttatgaAATTCAAAAATCTATTGAACAATtcttaaatatatttgaaaattgatTAAATGGATACAAACTCATATTTTAAGactaatttgtttaatataataAGAGTTGCATAATATTTAAACTATATATCTTTTTTATcgttaatacatatatatacataatttgAGTTACGTTTATATTGAACTAAACGAAGGTTAAGCAAGTTTTTGAACTTCTTAATTTTCAACAAAAGTAGATAGAAACTTATGGATAAAATTTATGACactttttctttctcctctttCAATTTGATTATAGTAAAGTGTTATTGTAGTccatttttcttgtagtggtttAAACTCCCTCCTTAGTACTTTTgttaatataattttattatttagtcAAGAATATCATCTTTCCATAACATATTAGAAACTATTTCATTCATACGCTAAATTGCAAACTCGATCAAAAATCATATTTGcaagttctttttttcttttcgctAATTAAGATTTACGATGAACTACTGTATAAACGACACACATTTCAATTATTTATCGAACAATATAGGTACATCATACTTTTATCGTAGACAAAAACAAATGAACTAAATATatgaacattttcaaatatagaaccataaaccaaaacataacaaaaattcaaattatatcAATACTATACGATGATATAGattatatagatatagatataagAGGAAATTTTCTAAGATTTTTAGTACATATTAATTTTCATTTCCAATAACTTTTCCAAAAGATAATATCtatgaaaaaaagagaaaatgagaaaatagaaaaaacagagacgagacaaaaatatatattagaaaatgaaaaacataatGAGAGTGAAGTTCCATTTTCTTCCATATTCTCTCTTCTTGATCTACCGACTTTGAAACGCGCTCCCATGGAGTTCCCCATGACAGTCCCGCGCTGGCCAATGAAGATCAACTGATTCTTCAAGATACTGCCTTCATTCTACTTATAACCCATAACCAATTCATCATCTCTCTCGAATTTCTGCCATGGAACTTCTCCCTAAAAGAATTTCTCTCCCCTTCAATCTTCTCTTTATCTTCTCCGTCTTTCTGGTAACTGCTTTCGATTCCTATCCCCCAGTATttacttcttctttcttttctttcttgcttTTCTCTGTCTTCTTTTTAGTTGAAATGTGGTAGTGAATTGATTCTTCTCATTCGTTACTGTAGCGATTGTTAGCTGAAATTCTTGTAGACATTGACGATGTCTTGTTAAATACTTTTCTAGCAGTTTTCGGAGTAGTTTTCTTTTGATTGATGCCGATTGTTTGGATACTTTTTggaatttccattttcttttacttttatttctgtttagagatttgattgtTCCTTATTGAATTGAACCACACTGTTGACTCTGATCTTAAGTTTGTTATTCTATTGTGTCGTAATGTTTTCGTAATTGTGTTTCTCTGATTGTATCTTTATTTTCTCAATTTAAAAGAATTCATTCACATGATTAGATCGTAGCTAGCTGTCATTGTATATCTATTTCTGTTTTCCAGATAGATGCAGTTTAAGCCTAATTTTCGATGCAGGTTGTATCACTCGTTGGTCTCATTGGAGCGGATGCATCCAATGCCTCTGTCACGTAAGAAGATTGCTGAAAGATTTGTTATGTCATTTCTTTATTCTTTCATTTAATTGTGCTTTATTTTTTCTATGGCTATCATGCTTGGATAAATGATTTCCATCTGATAGATAAACATTGACTAAGCTTGATTTTTATGTGCTGCAGTCTAGATGGAAAGCCTATGTATCAATGTGTTCAATGTGGTGATGGAGAGGTATCATGCTTGTGTATCTTTGTGGCACATTTTGCATCTAACGTTCCTGTCctattttctaatatttattttgtcAGTAATATCCTTTTATTTGAATCGATCTAGCCATTTAATTGGTAGGCGAGTTCCTATTGTTACCAGTTTATAGTCTTTCCTCACTGTAGGATGTTTCAGTAGTGGACTGACCACACCGACATTATGAAATTAAAAGACTTAAATTGAGCAATACATGAGGACTAGGATGTTTGTATGTATGCATTTTGCACtgaattttttagttttattttaaattttcttcgGCAGAATATCATATCATCTAGCCTCTAAGTCAATGGAAACGTAAAGATTGTTTAGTATATGACATTATTTACACTTTGCTGTTATGACCATGGCAATAATAACATATAGCAATATGCACGCATACCTTTGCTTTCTTATCTATTAGTCATTCCAAGCGattatgggtttttttttttttttttttgggttttatCCTACCTGTATTACTATAACGTATTTTGCAAGTTAAGATACTTGAAATAGAGAGATggttaaacaaaatatattgcACCTGAATTGAAGGCTGAGGACTTATGTCATTAGAGGTCTTCCTTGATGAAGTTATGTTTTATCTACGATTTTAGTTTTTCCTCCCATTACACCTAGTGGAAAAAAATTCCATCACTTAGTTGTGGGATCCTTGTCATACTCCTGGTCTAATTTTATTTCCTTTATAAGTTTTATGCATTCAGAAGTTCATGTACCTAATGACTAACTCAAATGCTTGCAGGAGCAAGATACGGGAAATAGAATCAGCACCAATGAAGATGATAAGGTGTTAACGTGTTATGAAGTTTGTAAACTTAAATATTCTTTGCATTTAACACTTACAATGTTTATGTTTGCATCATTTGGTTCAAACAGGATATTGACATAATTGCAGCCTATAGTGATCCTTCTGGTGCTTTTCGCCTTGGAAGGGTCAAATTGAAGGATTTATCTGCCTCGTGGATATGGGAAAATTCTTTGGATGGAAACCATCACCAGCCTCTGAGTTCCCAGGTACTGTGAATATTTTTGAAGCTGATTTAGTCCTCTTGAATGCTTCTGTGTAGATAATGTGCGTGGGTGATACATGTTATATTATAc
It contains:
- the LOC103490212 gene encoding probable serine/threonine-protein kinase PIX13; protein product: MGICWGSPVDNHTPSTTGHLSSVISQTTSQTTSSTISNISKNSQFSAASGDEVFPHGQILPSSNLREYSLAELKAATKNFRAEALLGEGGFGKVYKGWLEEKGLGRKGNSMVIAVKKLKSDSVQGIEEWQSEVGFLGRLSHPNLVKLLGYCWEDHELLLTYEFMQKGSLENHLFGRGSAVTPLGWDTRLKIAIGAARGLAFLHTSDKQVIYRDFKASNILLDGSYTAKLSDFGLAKLGPSESKSHLTTRVMGTHGYAAPEYVTTGHLYVKSDVYGFGVVLIEMLTGLRALDENRPTGQENLMDWIKPFLSERRKLKNVMDFRLEGKYPSRSAFQVAQLALQCIEQEQKNRPSMKEVVETLEQIETVNEKLIETGRNRASRLASNRNAHQPLHHNSPLHMKQYGGHANQTPPRCR